A genomic window from Manduca sexta isolate Smith_Timp_Sample1 unplaced genomic scaffold, JHU_Msex_v1.0 HiC_scaffold_3828, whole genome shotgun sequence includes:
- the LOC119193256 gene encoding xanthine dehydrogenase-like, translating into MTEYMMEQIAYEIDKDPIQVRLANFDRTYTDVLDVVQTLLRDSEYDKRRQEVDEFNRLNRWKKRGLRVAMMNWPVATVLDYHVMMSVYHGDGTVAVRHGGIEVGQGINTKVAQAIAYTLNISVNKVRCKPVEVSAILTTLPPEAVELHKQSLSVLSSAANYC; encoded by the coding sequence ATGACAGAATACATGATGGAACAAATCGCTTATGAAATAGATAAAGATCCTATACAGGTTCGACTTGCAAATTTTGATCGCACATACACTGACGTGTTGGATGTAGTCCAAACGCTACTGAGAGATAGCGAATACGATAAGCGAAGACAGGAGGTCGATGAGTTCAATAGGCTTAATAGGTGGAAGAAACGAGGGCTAAGGGTAGCTATGATGAACTGGCCAGTAGCCACAGTGCTCGACTATCATGTAATGATGTCAGTGTATCATGGAGATGGCACGGTCGCTGTCAGACATGGCGGTATCGAAGTCGGCCAAGGCATCAACACTAAAGTTGCGCAAGCCATCGCTTATACCCTCAACATATCGGTTAACAAAGTCAGGTGTAAGCCAGTAGAAGTCAGTGCAATCCTAACAACTTTACCACCGGAGGCAGTCGAACTACACAAACAATCACTTTCGGTGCTATCAAGTGCTGCCAACTACTGCTAG